In Cyclopterus lumpus isolate fCycLum1 chromosome 9, fCycLum1.pri, whole genome shotgun sequence, a single genomic region encodes these proteins:
- the fzd10 gene encoding frizzled-10, whose product MRSTVNLSLIYVLLVLWAGGGSAISSIDPDWSGEGRCQHINIPQCKDIGYNMTRMPNLMGHDDQKEAAIKLQEFATLIQFGCHSHLKFFLCSLYAPMCTEEVSNPIPACRVMCEQVKLKCSPILEQFNFPWPDSLDCARLPTKNDPNNLCMEAPNNGSEEPPKVSHTQPPDFRPQRPLSGQDLHLKDSKQTCSNPGKFHFVEKSESCAPKCHPKVDVYWSQGDKQFSLVWIAIWSILCFVSSAFTVLTFLIDPQRFKYPERPIIFLSMSYCVYSVGYLIRLFVGADRIACDRDNGVQYIIQEGLESTGCTIVFLILYYFGMASSLWWVILTLTWFLAAGKKWGHEAIEANSSYFHLAAWAIPAVKTIVILVMRKVAGDELTGVCYVGSMDVKALTGFVLIPLSCYLIIGTSFLLSGFVALFHIRKIMKTEGENTDKLEKLMVRIGVFSVLYTVPATCVIACYFYERLNMDYWRIVAGEQKCVDSSGSESDECAMKTSIPTVEIFMVKIFMLLVVGITSGMWIWTSKTLQSWQNVFSRKLKKRTRRKAASVFTSSRPYIKPHPSLKGHSTKYEPTRPPPTCV is encoded by the coding sequence ATGCGTTCAACTGTTAACCTGAGCCTCATCTATGTGCTACTGGTCCTTTGGGCCGGTGGGGGTTCAGCCATTAGCTCAATAGACCCGGACTGGTCAGGAGAGGGGAGGTGTCAACACATCAACATCCCCCAGTGTAAAGACATTGGCTACAACATGACACGCATGCCAAATCTTATGGGCCATGATGACCAAAAAGAGGCAGCAATAAAGCTGCAGGAGTTTGCAACACTGATACAGTTTGGATGCCACAGTCATCTCAAATTTTTCCTGTGTTCCCTGTACGCTCCCATGTGCACAGAGGAGGTTTCAAACCCCATCCCAGCATGTAGAGTTATGTGTGAGCAGGTCAAGCTGAAATGCTCTCCCATCTTGGAACAATTTAACTTTCCCTGGCCGGACTCTCTGGATTGCGCCCGGTTGCCGACCAAAAACGACCCAAACAACCTTTGCATGGAGGCACCAAACAACGGCTCAGAGGAGCCTCCCAAAGTCTCCCACACACAGCCTCCAGATTTCAGGCCACAGCGGCCTCTGAGCGGGCAGGACCTGCACCTTAAGGACAGCAAGCAGACATGCAGCAATCCTGGCAAGTTCCACTTTGTAGAGAAGAGTGAGTCCTGTGCCCCCAAATGCCACCCCAAAGTGGATGTATACTGGAGTCAGGGAGACAAGCAGTTCTCGCTAGTGTGGATAGCCATCTGGTCTATACTGTGCTTTGTCTCCAGCGCCTTCACCGTGCTCACTTTCCTCATAGACCCGCAGAGATTCAAATACCCAGAGAGGCCGATCATCTTCCTTTCTATGTCCTACTGTGTTTACTCTGTGGGCTACCTCATCAGACTTTTTGTGGGAGCTGATAGAATAGCCTGTGACAGAGACAATGGGGTTCAGTATATTATCCAGGAGGGTCTGGAGAGCACCGGCTGCACCATTGTCTTTCTCATCCTGTATTATTTTGGCATGGCCAGCTCCCTCTGGTGGGTTATCTTGACCCTCACATGGTTTCTGGCTGCAGGGAAGAAGTGGGGTCATGAGGCCATCGAGGCCAACAGCAGCTACTTCCACCTGGCAGCGTGGGCCATCCCGGCTGTGAAGACCATCGTGATCCTGGTGATGAGGAAGGTAGCGGGAGATGAACTGACGGGCGTCTGCTACGTGGGCAGCATGGATGTCAAAGCTCTCACAGGCTTTGTGCTCATTCCTCTCTCCTGCTACCTTATTATTGGCACTTCATTCCTGCTGTCTGGCTTTGTGGCCCTCTTCCACATCCGTAAGATCATGAAAACGGAGGGAGAGAACACAGACAAGCTGGAGAAGTTGATGGTTCGCATCGGGGTCTTCTCCGTGCTCTACACTGTCCCGGCCACCTGCGTCATCGCCTGCTATTTCTACGAGAGGCTCAACATGGACTACTGGCGCATTGTGGCCGGGGAGCAGAAGTGTGTGGACAGCAGCGGGTCGGAGTCAGACGAGTGCGCCATGAAGACTTCCATCCCCACTGTTGAGATCTTCATGGTGAAGATCTTCATGTTGCTGGTGGTGGGCATCACTAGCGGCATGTGGATCTGGACTTCAAAGACACTGCAGTCGTGGCAGAACGTGTTTAGCAGGAAGCTaaagaagaggacgaggaggaaggcTGCCAGTGTGTTCACCAGCAGCAGGCCTTACATCAAACCCCACCCATCTCTCAAAGGGCACAGTACGAAGTATGAGCCTACACGGCCCCCTCCAACATGTGTATGA